A window of Williamwhitmania sp. genomic DNA:
ACTTGTGTTTATGTTGACTTGGGAGCAAACCGAGGCTATTTCTTTGCCGTTCCCGGGAAATCCTACCATCTTATTTTGCCACCGTTTGCCCCACTCCGTGAAGCAGATAGGCTTAACCCTTTTTTCAAACCGGAGCTGATGCAGCTTGGAGTGGAGGAATCCCAACCTGGTGAGCTAAACTATATGATTGGAACCTTCGACATTTTTTTTAACGATAGCTATAACAATGCCGTTGATGAGGCATACTCTCTGAAACGACCAATTGTTGTAGATACACTAATTGCCAAGCTCGATACTATTTATCAACGATACAATAATTCCTACTTCAACAGCTATCGCTACTACCGTATTGGGTTACTCGAGCAGATGACCCTCTACAAAAAAGCGCGGGCACTTTCGGATGCATACTTCCTCAACAAGCCCGTTGAATACACGAATCCTGCCTACATGGACCTATTTAACAAGGTATACGACAGATACTTCGTCTTCTTTTCGCGCTCTAAAATGGGCAGTCACATATTTTCCGCCATCTCGCAGCATCAGAGCTATGCTGAACTCAAGCGCGTTTTGCGACAGGATAAGGTACTCGCAAATGACACCTTACTTGAGGCGGTAATTCTGAAAGGGCTGCACGATGGTTTTTATGATGATAAGTTTCCTCGCTCCTCAATGCTTGTTATTCTAGACTCTTTATACTTTAACACAACCATTCCGGAGCATAGGATTATTGCTGAGAATATTAGAGAGAAGGTTACAAAGCTGCTGCCCGGTTTTATACCTCCCAGTTTTGTGCTTACCGATGCTAACGGAAAGAAGCGGAGCTTGGCAGATTTTAAGGGGAAGTACATCTACCTGAATTTTGCTACCTCAGCCAGCTACACGTGCCTTGAGGAGTTTAAGGGTATGAATAAGATTTACCAGAAGTATGGAAAGTATCTGGAGGTGGTTTCCGTAATGGTAGACGAAAGCATGGACGACGTGAAAAGCTTTTTGGAGCAAACGGGATATCGGTGGACCTTTCTCGACTACAAGGATCATCCAACGATTATCAAGGATTTCGATGTTAGGGCTTACCCAACCTATTTCCTCATTGGTCCCGATGGAAAAATGTTGCTCTCCCCTGCACCAGGACCCACCGAAAATTTTGACCTGAAATTCTTTGATATTCTTAAGGAAGCTGGTAAGTTATAGCATGGTAGCCACACCTCGTTGAATTACATCTATTAAGGATGCATACGTGTT
This region includes:
- a CDS encoding TlpA disulfide reductase family protein encodes the protein MRKIFGFSLLATLLLWPSFLMAQRVTISSCAPEYDGMNLVFYRYSDRISNTTDSLAGAKLDSNGCFTASFVLEETTCVYVDLGANRGYFFAVPGKSYHLILPPFAPLREADRLNPFFKPELMQLGVEESQPGELNYMIGTFDIFFNDSYNNAVDEAYSLKRPIVVDTLIAKLDTIYQRYNNSYFNSYRYYRIGLLEQMTLYKKARALSDAYFLNKPVEYTNPAYMDLFNKVYDRYFVFFSRSKMGSHIFSAISQHQSYAELKRVLRQDKVLANDTLLEAVILKGLHDGFYDDKFPRSSMLVILDSLYFNTTIPEHRIIAENIREKVTKLLPGFIPPSFVLTDANGKKRSLADFKGKYIYLNFATSASYTCLEEFKGMNKIYQKYGKYLEVVSVMVDESMDDVKSFLEQTGYRWTFLDYKDHPTIIKDFDVRAYPTYFLIGPDGKMLLSPAPGPTENFDLKFFDILKEAGKL